A single window of Watersipora subatra chromosome 11, tzWatSuba1.1, whole genome shotgun sequence DNA harbors:
- the LOC137408178 gene encoding G1/S-specific cyclin-D2-like, with product MELLCCEAGENLKRAYLDPVFINDNRVLENLLKVEEYYTISSDYMKFQTDIKPFMRKVVTQWMREVCEEQRCEEEVFGLAINFMDRFLATYSKLRRDKLQLLATVCMFIASKLKETYPLSAEKLVIYTDNSITLQELLDWELLILCKLKWDMSAVTANDFVDQLIHRLNLSPPVLARLRKSTLHNLTLCSLEMEFMRYPASLLASSCICAALPTILPYTDQQILNSYYLALHRIIGVEIDMLRSCHEVVREVVGEKSVLYSSSDKQEPVSHPGTPTDTLAVKI from the exons ATGGAGTTACTGTGCTGTGAAGCTGGTGAAAATCTGAAAAGGGCATATCTTGACCCAGTTTTTATAAATGACAATCGCGTTCTTGAGAATCTACTTAAAGTTGAAGAGTACTACACTATATCGTCAGACTACATGAAGTTCCAAACAGACATTAAACCTTTCATGAGGAAAGTCGTCACACAGTGGATGCGAGAG GTGTGTGAAGAACAAAGGTGTGAAGAAGAAGTCTTTGGACTTGCTATCAACTTCATGGACCGATTTCTTGCAACGTACTCAAAACTACGTAGAGACAAACTACAGCTTTTAGCTACTGTATGCATGTTTATCGCTTCCAAACTGAAAGAAACCTATCCTCTGTCGGCAGAGAAGCTAGTAATATATACAGACAACAGTATAACCCTCCAGGAACTGCTG GATTGGGAACTGCTCATACTCTGCAAACTGAAGTGGGACATGAGTGCGGTGACAGCCAATGACTTTGTAGACCAACTCATTCACAGGTTGAATCTCTCTCCTCCAGTCCTTGCCAGACTTAGGAAAAGTACGCTACACAATCTCACACTCTGCTCTCTCG AAATGGAGTTCATGCGCTATCCAGCTTCACTGCTTGCCAGCAGTTGCATTTGCGCCGCACTTCCTACAATTCTTCCGTACACAGACCAACAGATCCTCAATTCTTACTACCTTGCACTTCATCGAATTATTGGCGTTGAGATC GATATGCTCAGGTCTTGTCATGAGGTCGTAAGAGAAGTCGTTGGAGAAAAGAGCGTTCTCTACTCTTCCTCCGACAAACAAGAGCCTGTCTCACATCCCGGTACACCTACAGACACTTTGGCTGTGAAAATATAG